One Bos indicus isolate NIAB-ARS_2022 breed Sahiwal x Tharparkar chromosome 22, NIAB-ARS_B.indTharparkar_mat_pri_1.0, whole genome shotgun sequence DNA window includes the following coding sequences:
- the TMPPE gene encoding transmembrane protein with metallophosphoesterase domain: MAIFRQLSLGAKAALAAGTVFVSMIVSRSYLAESLEFRAWRCLFRLQLALFVNSLMLLGSIYIWRSTVSNLRHSPAAESACFQLWKMVVAAFLALAHSSFFTMIFLVAEEPYLFSLVAYTCLGAYVIMLCFLCVLSGMEQAYQLLAWRAGRAVGSLDKTRKLALRPALAVMVTTVLSVVGLLNAAQPPAVTTVEVPVHRLPPSMNSLKIVLLSDIHLGPTVGRTKMDMFVRMVNTLEPDVTVIVGDLCDSEASVLRTAVAPLGQLRSRLGTYFVTGNHEYYTSDVSNWFALLMSLNVQPLHNENVRISATGAHREDDDWICLAGVDDIEANILHYTGHGMDLEKALEGCSPDHPTILLAHQPLAAKRALQARPDINLILSGHTHAGQIFPLNVAAYLLNPFFAGLYQVAETTFVYVSPGTAYYGIPMRLGSRAEITQLILQPAP, translated from the coding sequence ATGGCGATCTTCAGGCAGCTGTCCCTGGGCGCAAAGGCCGCCCTGGCTGCCGGCACTGTCTTCGTGTCCATGATTGTCTCCCGGTCCTACCTGGCGGAGAGCTTGGAGTTCAGGGCCTGGCGATGCCTGTTCCGCCTGCAGCTCGCCCTGTTTGTCAACTCGCTCATGCTGCTCGGCTCCATCTACATCTGGCGTAGCACCGTCAGCAATCTCAGGCATTCCCCGGCTGCAGAGTCAGCCTGCTTCCAGCTCTGGAAGATGGTCGTCGCTGCCTTCCTGGCCCTAGCGCATTCCAGCTTCTTCACCATGATCTTTCTAGTGGCCGAGGAGCCCTATCTCTTTTCCCTGGTTGCCTACACCTGCCTCGGGGCGTATGTCATCATGCTCTGCTTCCTCTGTGTCCTCAGCGGCATGGAGCAGGCCTACCAGCTCCTGGCCTGGCGTGCCGGCAGGGCGGTGGGCAGCCTTGACAAGACCAGGAAGCTGGCCCTCCGGCCGGCACTGGCAGTGATGGTAACCACTGTGCTCAGCGTGGTGGGGCTGCTGAACGCCGCCCAGCCCCCAGCGGTGACCACTGTGGAGGTGCCCGTGCATCGGCTGCCCCCCTCCATGAACAGCCTCAAGATCGTGCTCCTCTCGGACATCCACCTGGGTCCCACGGTGGGCAGGACCAAGATGGACATGTTCGTAAGGATGGTGAACACGCTGGAGCCGGACGTCACGGTGATCGTGGGCGACCTGTGCGATTCTGAAGCCTCTGTCCTGCGCACGGCCGTGGCTCCTCTGGGCCAGCTGCGTTCACGCCTGGGCACCTACTTCGTCACGGGCAATCATGAGTACTACACGTCGGATGTCAGCAACTGGTTTGCGCTGCTGATGTCCCTGAACGTTCAGCCCCTCCACAATGAGAACGTGAGGATTTCTGCTACCGGGGCCCACCGGGAGGACGACGACTGGATCTGCCTGGCTGGGGTGGATGACATCGAAGCGAACATCCTGCACTACACTGGCCATGGCATGGACCTGGAGAAGgccctggagggctgcagcccaGACCACCCCACCATCCTGCTAGCTCACCAGCCCCTGGCTGCTAAGAGAGCCCTCCAGGCCCGGCCAGATATTAACCTGATCCTTTCTGGGCACACACATGCTGGGCAGATCTTCCCCTTGAACGTGGCAGCCTATCTCCTGAACCCCTTCTTTGCTGGTCTCTACCAGGTGGCCGAGACTACATTTGTATATGTGAGCCCGGGCACGGCCTATTATGGGATACCCATGCGTCTGGGCAGCAGGGCAGAAATTACCCAGCTCATCCTGCAGCCGGCTCCCTGA